The proteins below are encoded in one region of Hordeum vulgare subsp. vulgare chromosome 3H, MorexV3_pseudomolecules_assembly, whole genome shotgun sequence:
- the LOC123445459 gene encoding protein LIFEGUARD 4-like, with protein sequence MKGGDIEAGYADAAASKGAALYPGATERPELRWALIRKVYVVLCLQLLLTAVVAVVVVRVRAIPRFFVSSYAGLGLYVFLLILPFIVLCPLSIYRQKHPVNLLLLGVFTVAISFSVGLTCAFNSGKVILEAGILTVVVVLSLTVYTFWAAKRGKDFSFLAPFLFASLSMLLVFGLIQIFFPLGKLSHTIYGALAALIFSGYIVYDTNNIIKRYTYDDYVWAAVSLYLDIINLFLGLLTLFRAADS encoded by the exons ATGAAGGGCGGCGACATCGAGGCGGGCTACGCCGACGCCGCGGCGTCGAAGGGGGCGGCGCTGTACCCCGGGGCGACGGAGAGACCCGAGCTGCGCTGGGCGCTCATCCGGAAGGTCTACGTCGTCCTCTGCCTGCAGCTTCTCCTCACCGCCGTCGTCGCGGTCGTCGTCGTCAGGGTCCGGGCCATCCCGCGCTTCTTCGTCTCGTCCTACGCCGGCCTCGGGCTCTACgtcttcctcctcatcctcccctTCATCG TGTTGTGCCCGTTGTCCATCTACCGCCAGAAGCACCCAGTCAACCTGCTGCTGCTTGGTGTCTTCACAGTGGCCATCAGCTTCTCTGTGGGCTTGACATGTGCCTTTAACAGCG GCAAGGTCATTTTGGAGGCTGGGATTCTTACAGTGGTTGTTGTCTTGAGCCTCACTGTTTACACCTTCTGGGCTGCGAAGAGGGGCAAGGACTTCAGCTTCCTTGCTCCTTTCCTATTTGCTTCTCTCAGCATGTTGCTCGTCTTTGGGCTCATTCAG ATCTTCTTCCCGCTGGGCAAGCTGTCTCACACGATCTATGGTGCGCTGGCGGCGCTCATCTTCAGTGGCTACATTGTCTATGACACGAACAACATCATCAAGCGTTACACGTATGACGACTATGTCTGGGCCGCCGTCTCGCTCTACCTTGACATCATCAATCTGTTCCTGGGCCTGCTGACCCTGTTTAGGGCGGCTGACAGCTAG
- the LOC123440912 gene encoding glucan endo-1,3-beta-glucosidase, acidic isoform-like, giving the protein MAEHRAAAYLVTVALALGVLANIPAAVQSIGVCYGVNGNGLPSASEVVQMYQSNGITGMRIYFPDADALQALSGTNIELIIDVANEDLASLASDRSAAVAWVQTNVQAHQGLNIKYIAAGNEVGDQGGDTGNILPAMQNLDAALAAAGLGGIKVSTSVSQGVTAGYPPSQGTFSASYMGPIAQYLASTGAPLLANVYPYFSYVGNQAQIDISYALFTSPGTVVTDGDKEYQNLFDALVDTFYSALENAGAGSVGVVVSESGWPSAGGTAATTDNAQTYNQNLIKHVGQGTPKRSSAIEAYVFAMFNEDRKGPADTEKHFGLFNPDKSPAYPISF; this is encoded by the exons atggcagagcaTCGTGCTGCGGCCTACCTGGTTACCGTGGCGTTGGCCCTTGGTGTGCTGGCAAATATTCCTGCAG CGGTGCAGTCCATCGGCGTGTGCTACGGCGTGAACGGCAACGGCCTGCCCTCGGCGAGCGAAGTCGTGCAGATGTACCAGTCCAACGGCATCACCGGCATGCGCATCTACTTCCCGGACGCCGACGCCCTCCAGGCCCTCAGCGGCACCAACATCGAACTCATCATCGACGTGGCCAACGAGGacctcgcctccctcgcctccGACCGCTCCGCCGCCGTCGCCTGGGTCCAGACCAACGTGCAGGCCCACCAGGGCCTCAACATCAAGTACATCGCCGCCGGCAACGAGGTGGGCGACCAGGGCGGCGACACGGGGAACATCCTCCCGGCCATGCAGAACCTTGACGCCGCGCTCGCCGCCGCAGGGCTCGGCGGCATCAAGGTGTCCACGTCGGTGTCACAGGGCGTCACCGCCGGGTACCCTCCCTCCCAAGGCACCTTCTCCGCCAGCTACATGGGGCCGATCGCGCAGTACCTGGCCAGCACCGGCGCGCCGCTGCTCGCCAATGTGTACCCCTACTTCTCGTACGTGGGCAACCAGGCGCAGATCGACATCAGCTACGCGCTCTTCACGTCGCCGGGCACCGTGGTAACGGACGGCGATAAGGAGTACCAGAACTTGTTCGACGCCCTCGTCGACACGTTCTACTCCGCGCTCGAGAACGCCGGGGCCGGAAGTGTCGGCGTGGTGGTGTCGGAGAGCGGGTGGCCGTCGGCCGGCGGCACGGCGGCGACCACGGACAACGCGCAGACGTACAACCAGAACCTGATCAAACATGTCGGGCAGGGGACGCCCAAGAGGTCCAGTGCCATCGAGGCCTACGTGTTCGCCATGTTCAACGAGGACAGGAAGGGCCCCGCTGACACGGAGAAGCACTTTGGGCTCTTCAACCCCGACAAATCGCCGGCGTACCCCATCAGTTTCTAG